The following DNA comes from Pseudomonas marginalis.
CGCCTTCCCCGGCACCGCCGACAAGGGCGAGCTGGCCTTCGACCAATACTCCCAGGAACTGCGCCTGGCCTCGCCCAAGGGTGAGTTCCTGGAATACGTCGGCGGCCTGTTCTACATGCACGGCAAGGACGAGGAAACCTATCAGCGCACGCTCACGACCACCACGCGCACCGACCGTGGCATCGCCGACTACAGCACCACCAGCGACAGCTACGCGGTGTTCGGCGAGACCACGCTGAATTTCACCTCGCGCTTTCGTGGCATCGCCGGCCTGCGCTACACCCACGATGAGCTGAAATACGATCACCGCCGCGTCTCCACCTCGGCCACCACGGTCAGCGGGATTCAACCGGCCACCTCCAGCTCCGGCTCGGTGGACGAAGACGGCTGGTCCGGTCGCCTCGGGGTGCAGTACGACATCAGCGACAGCGTCACCAGCTACCTGACCTACTCGCGCGGCTACAAGGGCCCGGCCTACAACGTGTTCTTCAATATGCAACCGCGCGACACCGATGCGCTCAAGCCGGAAACCTCCAACACCTGGGAAGCCGGGATCAAGGCCACCGCCTGGAACAACCGCCTGACCACCAACCTGGCGGTATTCCACAGCGACTACGACAACTACCAGGCGAACTTTTTCGACACCGTCGCCGGCCAGGTCGTGACTCGCCTGATCAACGCCGGCAGCGTCAGCACCGAAGGCGTCGAGCTGGATTACGCCCTGCAGGCCACCCAGCAACTCAAGCTCTCCGGCGCCCTGGCCTACACCCGTGCGCGCATCGATGAGTTCGCCTGCCCGGCGGGCGCAGCAGCGACGTGCAACGTGAACGGCAAGCCACTGCCCTTCAGCCCGGACTGGAAAAGCTACGTGCGCGCCGACTACACGATCCCACTGGATAACGGCCTGGACATCGAACTGGGCACCGACTACAGCTGGCAGAGCGAAGTGCAGTACGACATCAGTCAGAACGTCGACACCAAGCAAGGCGCCTACGGCATCTGGAACGCCAGCGTGGCCCTGGCCGACTACAGCAATGGCTGGCGCGTGGCGTTGCTGGCCAAGAACCTCGCCGACAAGTCCTACTCACCGCTGCTGGCCAGCGGCGGCAACTACATCTACCGCGCCGTACCCCGTGACGATGAGCGTTACTTCGGCGTGCAACTGCGCAAGGATTTCTAGCATGAGCCGTCAACTGAAACTCGGCGCCTTTCTCATGGCCACCGGGCACCATGTCGCCGCCTGGCGCCACCCGGACGTGCCGGCGGATGCCGGGCTGGATTTCGCCCAGTACAAACACCTGGCGCGGGTGGCCGAAGCGGCGAAGTTCGATGCGCTGTTCGTGGCCGACAGCATCGCCGCCGCCACCGGCACGATCGCCAGCCATATGGCGCGCTCGGACCATTTCGAGCCGCTCACCCTGCTCTCGGCGCTGAGTGCGGTGACCGATAACATCGGCCTGATCGCCACGGCGACCACCAGCTACAACGAGCCCTACCATGTGGCGCGCAAGTTCGCTTCGCTGGATCACCTGTCCGGCGGGCGCGCGGGCTGGAACCTGGTGACCTCGGACAACGCCGCCGAAGCGCAGAATTTTGGCCGCGACGAACACCTTGGCCATGGCGAACGCTATAGCCGCGCCAAGGAGTTTCATCAGGTGGTGACCGGGCTGTGGGACAGCTGGGAAGACGATGCCTTTGTGCGCGACAAGGCCAGCGGCAACTATTACGACCCGGCGAAGCTGCATGTGCTGGACCATGTGGGCGAACACTTCCGAGTCAAGGGTCCGCTGAATGTGGCGCGCTCGCCCCAGGGCCAGCCGGTGATCGTGCAGGCCGGCTCGTCCGAAGCCGGCCGTGAGCTGGCCGCGCAGACCGCCGAGGTGGTGTTTACCGCACAGACCTCGCTGGCCAATGCCCAGGCGTTTTATGCCGACCTCAAGGGCCGCTTGAGCCGGTACGGGCGCGGGCCGGACTCGCTGAAAATCATGCCCGGTGTGTTTGTGGTGGTCGGGGCGACCGAGGCCGAGGCCCAGGCCAAATTCGAGGCATTCCAGGATCTCGTCGAACCTGAGGTGGGCGTCGCGTTGCTGGGGCGCATGCTGGGCAATTTCGACCTGTCCGGCTACCCGCTGGACGGGCCGTTGCCGGCGCTGCCGTTGACCGACAGCGGACAACGCAGTCGCCAGCAACTGCTGAGTGACTTGGCCAATCGTGAGCAACTGACCCTCGCGCAATTGGGTCGGCGAATTGCCGGTGGCCGTGGGCATTACAGCCTGATCGGCACGCCCGCACAGATTGCCGATGAGCTGCAACGCTGGTTCGAAAACGGCGCGGCCGATGGCTTCAATATCCTGGTGCCGCACTTGCCGGGTGGGTTGGAAGACGTCGCGCAATGGGTGGTACCCGAGCTGCAGCAGCGCGGCCTGTTTCGCACTGAATACAGCGGTTCCACCTTGCGCGAAAACCTCGGCCTGGCGCGCCCGGCCCATCGATTTACAGAGGGTAAAGCATGAAGTTTCCAGCACTGCTCCTGGCCTTGCTGGCGGTGACGCAAACCACCCTGGCCGCCGACCCCGCCACCTTGCGTATCGGCTACCAAAAAGGCTCCATCGCGCTGGTCCTCGCCAAGCAACATGACCTGCTGGAAAAGCGTTTCCCGAAGACGGAGGTGAAGTGGATCGAGTTCCCCGCCGGCCCGCAGATGCTTGAAGCGCTGAACGTGGGGGCACTGGATGTGGGTTCCACCGGCGACATCCCGCCGCTGTTCGCCCAAGCCGCCGGGGCCGACCTGGTCTACATCGGCGCCGAACCGCCCAAGCCGAGCGCCGAGACGATCCTGGTGCGCAACGATAGCCCGCTGCATTCGGTGGCGGACCTCAAGGGCAAGAAAGTGGCGTTCCAGAAGGGTTCCAGCTCCCACAACCTGATCCTGCGCGCGCTGAACAACGCCGGCCTGAGCTACAAGGACATCCAACCGGTGTACCTGCCCCCGGCCGATGCGCGAGCGGCGTTCGAACAAGGCAGCGTCGATGCCTGGGCGATTTGGGAACCCTACTCGTCACTCGCCTTGAGCCAGAGCCCCAGCCATGTGCTGGCCAATGGCGAAGGATTGGGCCTCTCTGGACCGGTGTACAGCGCGCGGCGCGAGTATGCGCGGGACAATGGGGCCTTTATCCATGACCTGCTCGACGAGCTCACCGCCGCCGAAGCCCTTACCCGCAGCCAGCGCGAAGACAGTTTGAAAGTACTGACCGAGTTCATGGGCCTGCCCGCCGACGTGGTTGCACGCTACATGGACAACCGCCCGCCTTCGCCGATTTTGCCGATTGATGACAAGATTATTGAGGCGCAGCAGGCGACGGCGGATCTGTTTTTCCAGAATAGGTTGTTGCCCAAGGCCATCGAAGTGAAGAAGGCCGTGTGGAGTTCCAAAGCCGACTGAGATCCTAATGTGGGAGGGGGCTTGCTCCCGATGGCGGTGGGTCAGTCAATGCATGAGGTGACTGACC
Coding sequences within:
- a CDS encoding LLM class flavin-dependent oxidoreductase, whose protein sequence is MSSMSRQLKLGAFLMATGHHVAAWRHPDVPADAGLDFAQYKHLARVAEAAKFDALFVADSIAAATGTIASHMARSDHFEPLTLLSALSAVTDNIGLIATATTSYNEPYHVARKFASLDHLSGGRAGWNLVTSDNAAEAQNFGRDEHLGHGERYSRAKEFHQVVTGLWDSWEDDAFVRDKASGNYYDPAKLHVLDHVGEHFRVKGPLNVARSPQGQPVIVQAGSSEAGRELAAQTAEVVFTAQTSLANAQAFYADLKGRLSRYGRGPDSLKIMPGVFVVVGATEAEAQAKFEAFQDLVEPEVGVALLGRMLGNFDLSGYPLDGPLPALPLTDSGQRSRQQLLSDLANREQLTLAQLGRRIAGGRGHYSLIGTPAQIADELQRWFENGAADGFNILVPHLPGGLEDVAQWVVPELQQRGLFRTEYSGSTLRENLGLARPAHRFTEGKA
- a CDS encoding TonB-dependent receptor; translation: MHRHTHLFLLAGLTALPVPGAFAADEQEPTLKAVTVTATRREESLQKVPVAVSVLDGEQLERDNRNGVASIAQQVPSLNFRTGASNKDTSLFVRGVGTISTSPGVEPTVATVIDGVVYARPGQATLDLLDLERIEVLRGPQGTLFGKNASAGVLNITSKAPSAETHGYIDQAYYSGNESRTRFGIGGSLVPDVLKGSISTLFGSYDGNVDNQHNGQEVNGYNHKGIRGKLEFTPNDDVKLTLIADYMQSHDDAPNGVVSKSLSPAFSNALSPVRASSDNRDINTDTRSHVEDTNKGLSAQLDWNLGDYTLTSITAWRGWDNTQYQDGDRLGTVTAAFPGTADKGELAFDQYSQELRLASPKGEFLEYVGGLFYMHGKDEETYQRTLTTTTRTDRGIADYSTTSDSYAVFGETTLNFTSRFRGIAGLRYTHDELKYDHRRVSTSATTVSGIQPATSSSGSVDEDGWSGRLGVQYDISDSVTSYLTYSRGYKGPAYNVFFNMQPRDTDALKPETSNTWEAGIKATAWNNRLTTNLAVFHSDYDNYQANFFDTVAGQVVTRLINAGSVSTEGVELDYALQATQQLKLSGALAYTRARIDEFACPAGAAATCNVNGKPLPFSPDWKSYVRADYTIPLDNGLDIELGTDYSWQSEVQYDISQNVDTKQGAYGIWNASVALADYSNGWRVALLAKNLADKSYSPLLASGGNYIYRAVPRDDERYFGVQLRKDF
- a CDS encoding sulfonate ABC transporter substrate-binding protein; translated protein: MKFPALLLALLAVTQTTLAADPATLRIGYQKGSIALVLAKQHDLLEKRFPKTEVKWIEFPAGPQMLEALNVGALDVGSTGDIPPLFAQAAGADLVYIGAEPPKPSAETILVRNDSPLHSVADLKGKKVAFQKGSSSHNLILRALNNAGLSYKDIQPVYLPPADARAAFEQGSVDAWAIWEPYSSLALSQSPSHVLANGEGLGLSGPVYSARREYARDNGAFIHDLLDELTAAEALTRSQREDSLKVLTEFMGLPADVVARYMDNRPPSPILPIDDKIIEAQQATADLFFQNRLLPKAIEVKKAVWSSKAD